The following coding sequences lie in one Rutidosis leptorrhynchoides isolate AG116_Rl617_1_P2 chromosome 6, CSIRO_AGI_Rlap_v1, whole genome shotgun sequence genomic window:
- the LOC139855193 gene encoding uncharacterized protein, with protein MKPKVTWHHVIWYPQANPKHAFILWLAKLDRLSTQDKLMKWFPTKSFKCGLCGVCEDSVQHLFFECSFSKNVWKECKKFLLFQGLPDTLNEIIDSLARYPFRNQIWDIINRLTVAAVVYNIWNERNCRFFKDLKRKEMDLVHVIIEGIKLKLTTFVVKGSNAIKIAEKKWDLVLKGSRLQIKSS; from the coding sequence ATGAAGCCAAAGGTTACATGGCATCATGTGATATGGTATCCTCAAGCTAATCCCAAACATGCATTTATCTTATGGTTGGCTAAATTGGACAGACTTTCTACTCAAGATAAACTTATGAAGTGGTTTCCTACTAAAAGCTTCAAATGTGGATTATGTGGTGTATGTGAAGATTCGGTTCAACATTTATTTTTTGAATGCTCCTTCTCTAAGAATGTATGGAAGGAATGTAAAAAATTTCTGCTCTTTCAAGGTCTTCCAGATACTCTGAATGAAATCATTGATTCTCTTGCTCGTTACCCATTTAGAAATCAAATTTGGGATATAATCAATCGCCTAACTGTGGCTGCTGTGGTGTATAACATCTGGAATGAAAGGAATTGTAGATTTTTCAAGGATTTGAAGAGAAAAGAAATGGATCTAGTGCATGTCATAATTGAAGGCATCAAATTGAAATTAACAACCTTTGTTGTTAAGGGTTCGAATGCAATTAAGATCGCTGAGAAGAAATGGGATTTGGTGTTGAAAGGAAGTCGATTGCAGATCAAGTCTAGCTGA